A part of Primulina eburnea isolate SZY01 chromosome 10, ASM2296580v1, whole genome shotgun sequence genomic DNA contains:
- the LOC140803930 gene encoding homeobox protein knotted-1-like 1 — MERKWDCEDPQEDAACGYSAVVNDDHYGEKAGKEEEDVNGDIGLLKREISCHALYESLVQSHLECLKLCCNLDNIQSAIDPMASDDHQNQLQMSHQSELDQFMEAYCMALKELKGSMEEPQQESMAFINYMYSQLKEVVGIPSSPTLSPTK; from the exons ATGGAGAGGAAATGGGACTGCGAAGATCCGCAGGAAGATGCGGCTTGCGGCTATTCTGCTGTTGTTAATGACGATCATTATGGGGAAAAAGCCgggaaagaagaagaagatgttAATGGCGATATTGGTCTTTTGAAGAGGGAAATTTCGTGCCATGCTTTGTATGAATCTTTGGTTCAGTCTCATTTGGAATGCTTGAAG CTTTGCTGCAATTTGGATAACATTCAAAGTGCCATTGATCCAATGGCATCTGATGATCATCAAAACCAGCTTCAAATGTCTCATCAATCAGAGTTGGACCAGTTTatg GAAGCATACTGCATGGCCTTAAAAGAGCTAAAGGGGTCAATGGAAGAACCCCAACAAGAATCAATGGCATTTATCAATTACATGTATTCTCAACTAAAAGAGGTTGTGGGCATTCCATCATCACCAACTTTATCCCCTACCAAATAA